In Aquiflexum balticum DSM 16537, a single genomic region encodes these proteins:
- a CDS encoding tetratricopeptide repeat protein, translated as MNKLLLTIAVVAMSSITVFAQETPPQDSESIRKRNEADIKIYQLALRYNDLPVARMKLFELVERNPSNITYKETLASLYFESSQSTSAAIAAMDILEVSDNSVTALEIAAYSLEQLGALDRSLPNFERHYLLTGNLFSLYKTAYLQYSLNRQEEALNSISMLVKNNKSGEEKVGFPKNDNTQQEVSLKAAALNLKGMVYMYMKNKEEAKLAISQALELQPDFELALENLKEVNKMQ; from the coding sequence ATGAATAAATTACTCTTAACCATTGCTGTTGTAGCAATGTCATCCATTACGGTCTTCGCGCAGGAGACACCCCCACAAGATTCAGAATCCATTAGGAAAAGAAACGAGGCTGACATAAAAATCTATCAGTTGGCACTTCGCTACAATGACCTTCCGGTAGCCAGAATGAAACTGTTTGAGTTAGTGGAGAGAAATCCCAGTAATATTACCTACAAAGAAACTCTTGCATCGCTTTATTTTGAATCAAGTCAAAGCACTTCAGCCGCGATCGCTGCTATGGATATCCTTGAGGTAAGCGACAATAGTGTAACCGCTCTTGAAATAGCTGCCTATTCTTTGGAACAGCTTGGTGCATTGGACCGGTCGTTACCTAATTTCGAGAGGCATTACCTTTTGACCGGAAATCTTTTCAGTTTATACAAGACTGCCTATCTGCAATATTCGCTCAACAGGCAGGAAGAGGCTTTGAATTCAATCAGTATGCTGGTGAAGAACAACAAATCCGGTGAAGAAAAAGTAGGCTTTCCAAAGAATGATAACACCCAACAGGAAGTTTCTTTAAAAGCCGCGGCTTTGAATCTCAAGGGTATGGTTTATATGTATATGAAAAATAAAGAAGAAGCAAAACTGGCAATTTCTCAAGCTTTGGAATTACAGCCTGATTTTGAATTGGCTCTGGAAAACCTGAAAGAAGTCAATAAAATGCAATAA
- a CDS encoding CCA tRNA nucleotidyltransferase: protein MNFKESLDQLEIFGRVGRIADKMGLETYVVGGYVRDLILKRPSKDIDFVCVGSGIALAQEVADSFVEHVPLSVFKNFGTANIRLEDWEVEFVGARKESYRHDSRKPIVEDGTLQEDQERRDFTINAMAISVNSHNYGDLIDPFGGMADIKRKIIRTPTDPIITFSDDPLRMMRAIRFAAQLRFDIEPDTFLAIVHDAHRLQIVSAERIIDEMNKIIMTDKPSYGFKLLFVSKLLQEIFPEMVELQGVDSVGDKSHKDNFYHTLQVLDNIAAVTDNIWLRWAAIMHDIAKPATKRFNQKVGWTFHGHEDKGAKMVPTIFRRMKLPMDERMKYVQKLVRLHLRPIALVSDKVTDAAIRRLLFDAGNDIDDLMKLCRADITSKNNNKVQRFLSNFDKVEQKILEVEEKDNVRNFQPPVSGKEIMDLFGLKPSKIVGDLKEEIKEAILEGQIQNNKDEALNLLYKLAAQKGLSRKNHENE, encoded by the coding sequence ATGAATTTTAAAGAATCGTTAGATCAATTGGAAATATTTGGCCGTGTGGGCAGGATTGCCGACAAGATGGGACTGGAAACCTATGTGGTTGGCGGATATGTACGTGATTTAATTTTAAAAAGGCCGAGTAAAGATATCGATTTTGTCTGTGTGGGCAGTGGCATTGCCCTTGCCCAGGAAGTAGCGGATAGCTTCGTAGAACATGTTCCGCTCTCTGTTTTTAAAAATTTCGGAACTGCCAATATAAGATTGGAAGATTGGGAGGTTGAATTTGTAGGTGCCCGCAAAGAATCCTACCGGCATGATTCAAGAAAACCTATTGTTGAGGATGGAACCCTTCAGGAAGATCAGGAAAGAAGAGATTTCACGATCAATGCTATGGCCATTTCGGTCAATTCCCACAACTATGGGGATTTGATAGATCCCTTTGGAGGTATGGCTGATATCAAAAGAAAGATAATCAGGACCCCTACAGATCCCATTATTACTTTTTCTGATGATCCCCTGAGGATGATGCGTGCCATACGTTTTGCGGCACAGCTTAGATTTGATATAGAACCCGATACTTTTTTGGCCATAGTACATGATGCCCATAGGCTTCAGATAGTATCCGCGGAAAGGATTATTGACGAGATGAACAAGATCATCATGACAGACAAGCCCTCTTATGGATTCAAATTATTGTTTGTCAGTAAATTGCTTCAAGAGATTTTTCCAGAGATGGTTGAATTACAAGGGGTAGATTCAGTAGGAGATAAATCACATAAAGACAATTTTTACCATACGCTTCAGGTACTTGACAACATTGCGGCAGTTACCGATAACATTTGGCTGAGATGGGCTGCCATTATGCACGATATTGCAAAACCTGCCACCAAAAGGTTCAATCAAAAGGTAGGGTGGACGTTTCATGGACATGAAGACAAAGGAGCGAAAATGGTGCCGACCATCTTCCGAAGGATGAAATTGCCCATGGATGAACGGATGAAGTATGTTCAAAAACTGGTCAGACTGCATCTCAGACCTATTGCATTGGTTTCGGACAAAGTCACAGATGCAGCTATCAGGAGGCTTCTTTTTGATGCAGGGAATGATATTGATGACCTGATGAAGCTTTGCAGAGCAGATATAACTTCAAAAAATAACAATAAAGTACAACGGTTTCTTTCCAATTTTGACAAGGTAGAGCAGAAGATTCTGGAAGTGGAGGAAAAGGACAATGTCCGAAATTTCCAACCCCCGGTTTCCGGTAAGGAGATTATGGATTTATTCGGATTGAAACCATCCAAGATAGTGGGCGACCTGAAAGAAGAAATCAAGGAAGCAATTTTGGAAGGACAAATTCAGAACAATAAAGATGAAGCTTTGAACTTATTGTATAAATTAGCCGCTCAAAAAGGATTATCTAGAAAAAACCATGAAAATGAATAA
- a CDS encoding YceD family protein codes for MKFLRAYNIDVIKLKDGKHSFSFEVNDEFFRFYEADDWVNGADLTVNVTINKTVSVLEADFKITGTIRLTCDRSLEEFDHPFELTEKVIYKYGPTEQEISEDVFMITKDTSSINVAQLIYEFILLAIPAKKIHPDYVDEMDDDEFDYEGSLVYLSEETEEGEAEDEQIGDKPADPRWEILNKLKKKD; via the coding sequence GTGAAATTCTTAAGAGCTTACAATATTGATGTTATCAAACTAAAGGATGGCAAGCATTCTTTTTCCTTTGAAGTCAATGATGAGTTCTTCAGATTTTATGAAGCTGATGATTGGGTCAACGGAGCCGATCTCACTGTAAATGTGACTATTAATAAAACAGTTTCTGTATTGGAAGCTGACTTTAAAATCACAGGAACTATCAGACTGACTTGCGACAGGAGTTTGGAAGAGTTTGATCATCCGTTTGAATTGACCGAAAAAGTAATCTACAAATACGGTCCTACGGAACAGGAAATCAGCGAAGATGTCTTCATGATTACCAAAGATACTTCCAGCATCAATGTTGCGCAGTTGATTTATGAATTTATTTTATTGGCAATTCCGGCCAAAAAAATCCATCCGGATTATGTGGACGAAATGGATGATGATGAATTCGATTATGAGGGCAGTCTAGTTTACCTTTCAGAAGAAACAGAAGAGGGAGAAGCCGAAGATGAACAAATCGGTGATAAACCAGCAGATCCCAGATGGGAAATATTGAATAAGTTAAAGAAAAAAGATTAA
- the rpmF gene encoding 50S ribosomal protein L32 has translation MAHPKRKISKTRRDKRRTHYKLTAPGLTQCPTTGEFHLPHRAYWLDGKLYFKGQVVIEKEVVA, from the coding sequence ATGGCACATCCTAAACGGAAAATTTCAAAAACCAGAAGAGACAAAAGAAGAACTCACTATAAGTTGACAGCTCCAGGTCTTACACAATGTCCTACCACAGGTGAATTTCACTTACCTCATAGGGCATATTGGCTTGACGGAAAACTTTATTTCAAAGGACAGGTTGTCATTGAAAAAGAAGTAGTTGCTTAA
- a CDS encoding beta-ketoacyl-ACP synthase III, whose protein sequence is MKKTRAVITGVQGWVPDYILTNRELETMVDTSDEWIVTRTGVKERRILKGEDKGTSVIGIHAVNELLKKTGTDPKDIDLIICATVTPDMPFPATANIIADGVGATKSYSFDISAACSGFLYALTMGSQFIETGMHKKVIVVGADKMSSIIDYQDRATCIIFGDGGGAVLLEPTTEEIGVMDSLLHSDGSGAPYLHMKAGGSRRPATYETIAAREHYAFQEGSTVFKFAVTNMAEVSANIMKKNNLASEDVAWLVPHQANKRIIDATANRMGIGPEKVMLNIEKYGNTTAGTLPLCLWDYESQLKKGDNIILAAFGGGFTWGAIYLKWGYDPK, encoded by the coding sequence ATGAAAAAAACCAGAGCAGTCATTACAGGAGTTCAGGGTTGGGTACCGGATTACATCTTGACCAATAGGGAATTAGAAACAATGGTAGACACTTCCGATGAATGGATAGTAACCCGAACCGGAGTTAAAGAAAGAAGAATTTTAAAGGGAGAAGACAAAGGAACATCAGTCATCGGTATCCATGCAGTGAACGAGTTGTTGAAAAAAACCGGAACTGACCCCAAGGACATTGACCTTATTATTTGTGCCACGGTCACTCCGGATATGCCTTTCCCGGCGACTGCAAATATTATTGCAGATGGAGTCGGAGCGACCAAAAGCTATAGTTTTGATATTTCGGCAGCCTGTTCGGGATTTTTGTATGCACTTACTATGGGAAGCCAGTTTATAGAAACCGGCATGCACAAAAAAGTGATTGTTGTAGGTGCAGATAAGATGTCATCAATTATAGATTATCAGGACAGGGCTACATGCATTATATTCGGTGACGGCGGTGGTGCCGTATTATTGGAACCTACTACTGAAGAAATCGGAGTGATGGATTCATTGTTACATTCCGATGGTTCCGGAGCGCCATACCTACATATGAAAGCGGGAGGAAGCAGAAGACCTGCTACTTATGAAACTATTGCAGCCAGAGAACATTATGCCTTTCAGGAAGGCTCTACTGTTTTCAAATTTGCAGTAACCAATATGGCAGAGGTCAGTGCCAATATCATGAAAAAAAATAATCTCGCCTCAGAGGACGTTGCATGGCTTGTACCGCATCAGGCAAATAAAAGAATAATTGACGCTACAGCCAACCGAATGGGTATAGGCCCCGAAAAGGTAATGCTTAACATCGAAAAGTATGGCAATACTACAGCAGGAACTTTACCACTTTGCCTTTGGGATTATGAATCTCAACTAAAAAAAGGAGACAATATTATTTTAGCTGCCTTTGGTGGTGGTTTTACCTGGGGAGCGATATACCTTAAATGGGGATACGACCCAAAATAA
- the efp gene encoding elongation factor P, with protein sequence MASTADFKNGLCLVMNNDIYSIVEFQHVKPGKGGAFVRTKLKSLNTGKVLDKTFTAGEKVTTARVEKRPHQFIYADDFGYNFMDTETFEQISIPEKLIERSNLLKEGQNVDILVHAETESPLSVELPPFVELMITYTEPGIKGDTATNALKPATLETGAVVMVPLFVDQDIMIKVDTRDGSYSERVK encoded by the coding sequence ATGGCAAGTACCGCAGATTTCAAAAATGGATTGTGTCTTGTAATGAACAACGACATTTATTCCATAGTAGAATTTCAGCATGTCAAACCTGGTAAAGGTGGGGCATTTGTTAGAACTAAGCTCAAAAGCCTCAATACCGGAAAAGTTTTGGACAAAACTTTTACAGCAGGTGAAAAAGTGACCACTGCAAGAGTTGAAAAAAGGCCACACCAATTCATATATGCAGATGACTTTGGTTATAACTTTATGGATACCGAAACTTTCGAACAAATTTCGATACCTGAAAAACTGATAGAAAGATCAAATCTATTAAAAGAAGGCCAAAATGTGGATATTTTGGTCCATGCAGAAACAGAAAGCCCCCTTTCGGTAGAATTGCCGCCATTTGTAGAATTGATGATTACCTATACCGAGCCTGGAATTAAAGGCGATACAGCTACCAATGCTTTAAAGCCCGCTACATTGGAAACCGGCGCGGTAGTAATGGTTCCATTATTTGTGGATCAGGACATCATGATCAAAGTAGATACCAGAGATGGATCTTATTCCGAAAGAGTAAAATAA
- the accB gene encoding acetyl-CoA carboxylase biotin carboxyl carrier protein — protein MKAKEIQDLIDFISNSGLAEVKIETDEFKLSIKKYVESSGVKVETISAPAPVAIPVHSNPAPTAPAATSAPKEDTSKLLEIKSPMIGTFYRTANPDSDPFVSVGDSVAAGQTVCIIEAMKLFNEIESEISGKIVKVLVDNATPVEYDQPLFLVDPAG, from the coding sequence ATGAAAGCGAAAGAAATACAGGATTTAATAGACTTCATTTCAAATTCAGGCTTAGCCGAAGTGAAAATTGAAACAGATGAATTCAAACTTTCAATAAAGAAATACGTCGAATCGTCAGGAGTAAAAGTGGAGACCATTTCTGCCCCTGCCCCGGTGGCAATCCCTGTTCACTCCAATCCTGCCCCTACTGCTCCTGCAGCTACATCCGCACCCAAAGAAGATACTTCCAAACTTTTGGAAATCAAATCGCCTATGATTGGAACATTCTATAGGACAGCCAATCCCGATTCAGATCCATTTGTCAGTGTCGGTGATTCAGTTGCAGCAGGTCAGACAGTTTGTATCATTGAAGCAATGAAACTTTTCAATGAAATTGAATCTGAAATATCTGGAAAAATAGTTAAAGTTTTGGTGGATAATGCCACTCCTGTGGAATATGACCAGCCGTTATTCTTAGTAGATCCAGCAGGATAA
- the accC gene encoding acetyl-CoA carboxylase biotin carboxylase subunit produces MFKKILIANRGEIALRVIRTCKEMGIKTVAVYSTADKDSLHVRFADEAVCIGPAPSRESYLNIPRIIAAAEITNADAIHPGYGFLSENAEFSRICEEYGIKFIGASPDMINRMGDKSTAKATMKEAGVPTIPGSEGLLENMAHGIKIAAEMGYPVILKATAGGGGKGMRIVRQESEFKKAWDDARQESGAAFGNDGLYLEKYVEEPRHIEIQIVGDSNGKACHLSERDCSIQRRHQKLVEETPSPFMTDELREAMGKAAIKGAEAIGYEGAGTIEFLVDKNRNFYFMEMNTRIQVEHPITEEVTDFDLIKEQIKVAVGEKISGKNYFPKLFAMECRINAEDPSNGFRPSPGKILNLHMPGGRGVRVDSHVYAGYVIPPNYDSMIAKLIVSGQTREEVIVRMKRALEEFVIDGIKTTIPFHIALLDDPEFRAGNFTTKFLETFDFSKIKK; encoded by the coding sequence GTGTTTAAAAAAATATTAATTGCTAACCGAGGAGAAATCGCATTGAGAGTGATCCGGACCTGTAAAGAGATGGGAATCAAAACAGTCGCGGTTTATTCTACAGCAGATAAAGACAGTCTTCACGTACGATTTGCGGATGAGGCAGTCTGCATCGGCCCTGCGCCGAGCAGGGAATCTTATCTCAACATTCCCAGAATCATTGCGGCTGCTGAAATTACCAATGCAGATGCCATTCACCCAGGATATGGATTTCTTTCCGAAAATGCAGAATTTTCAAGAATCTGTGAAGAATATGGCATCAAGTTTATTGGGGCAAGTCCCGATATGATCAATAGAATGGGTGATAAATCCACTGCAAAAGCAACGATGAAGGAAGCCGGCGTCCCAACCATTCCCGGTTCCGAAGGGCTTTTGGAAAACATGGCCCATGGAATAAAAATAGCAGCTGAAATGGGCTATCCTGTGATCCTCAAAGCCACTGCCGGAGGCGGAGGTAAAGGAATGAGGATTGTACGTCAGGAAAGTGAATTCAAAAAAGCATGGGATGATGCCAGACAAGAATCAGGTGCTGCCTTTGGCAATGACGGTTTGTATCTTGAGAAGTATGTTGAAGAACCAAGACATATCGAAATTCAGATAGTTGGAGACAGCAATGGCAAGGCCTGCCATCTTTCTGAAAGGGATTGCTCCATACAGAGAAGACATCAAAAATTGGTTGAAGAAACCCCTTCGCCTTTTATGACAGATGAGCTCAGAGAAGCAATGGGAAAAGCGGCCATTAAAGGTGCTGAAGCCATAGGTTACGAAGGTGCCGGAACCATCGAATTTTTAGTGGATAAAAACAGAAATTTCTACTTCATGGAGATGAATACCAGAATTCAGGTAGAACATCCCATAACGGAAGAAGTTACTGATTTTGATCTGATCAAAGAACAGATCAAGGTGGCTGTAGGTGAAAAAATTTCAGGTAAAAACTATTTCCCGAAATTATTTGCCATGGAATGCAGGATCAATGCCGAAGATCCATCCAATGGATTCCGACCAAGTCCTGGAAAAATCCTAAACCTACATATGCCAGGCGGCAGGGGTGTCAGAGTGGACAGCCATGTCTATGCAGGATATGTCATTCCGCCCAATTATGATTCTATGATTGCCAAACTGATAGTCAGTGGACAGACAAGAGAAGAAGTCATTGTCAGGATGAAAAGAGCTTTAGAAGAGTTTGTAATTGACGGAATCAAAACTACAATCCCTTTCCATATCGCTTTATTGGATGATCCTGAATTCAGAGCAGGTAATTTTACCACCAAATTCCTGGAGACTTTTGATTTTTCAAAAATCAAAAAGTAA